The Nitrospirota bacterium genome window below encodes:
- the tuf gene encoding elongation factor Tu (EF-Tu; promotes GTP-dependent binding of aminoacyl-tRNA to the A-site of ribosomes during protein biosynthesis; when the tRNA anticodon matches the mRNA codon, GTP hydrolysis results; the inactive EF-Tu-GDP leaves the ribosome and release of GDP is promoted by elongation factor Ts; many prokaryotes have two copies of the gene encoding EF-Tu), which yields DNVTITVELITPIAMEKELRFAIREGGRTVGAGVVSEVIE from the coding sequence AGACAATGTGACGATAACTGTGGAACTGATAACGCCGATAGCCATGGAGAAGGAATTAAGGTTTGCAATAAGGGAAGGCGGAAGGACCGTAGGCGCAGGCGTTGTGAGCGAGGTTATTGAATAA
- the rpmG gene encoding 50S ribosomal protein L33, with protein MRDIILLQCSECKNKNYSTTKNKTNTPDKLNMKKYCRNCRKHTAHKETKA; from the coding sequence ATGCGTGACATAATACTTTTACAGTGTAGTGAGTGTAAAAATAAAAATTACTCCACTACTAAAAACAAGACCAATACTCCTGACAAACTTAATATGAAAAAGTATTGCAGGAATTGCAGGAAACATACGGCTCATAAGGAGACAAAAGCGTAA
- the secE gene encoding preprotein translocase subunit SecE produces the protein MEKIKNFLKEAKLELKKVIYPTREEVIGSTRVVIIAVLAVVIFLGLVDLCLSKLVGLVIK, from the coding sequence ATTGAGAAGATTAAAAATTTTTTAAAAGAAGCAAAGCTTGAATTGAAAAAAGTTATATACCCTACACGTGAAGAGGTGATAGGGTCTACAAGGGTTGTAATTATAGCAGTGCTGGCGGTTGTAATATTTTTAGGACTGGTAGACCTCTGTCTTTCTAAATTAGTCGGGCTGGTAATAAAGTAG
- the nusG gene encoding transcription termination/antitermination protein NusG, which yields MAKKWYVVHTYSGFEEKVKSTIEKNISAKELKEKIAQILIPTEKIIELKGGKKRETTKKFYPGYILVEMDIDDTTWHFIRSTPRVTGFVGGSQPTPLQQEEVDVIIQQIEKGPAPQVKTHFVRGDTVRITDGPFTNFNGVIDEVDSDHSKLRVMVTIFGRQTPVELNFLQAERT from the coding sequence ATGGCAAAGAAGTGGTACGTAGTGCATACATATTCCGGATTTGAAGAAAAAGTAAAATCCACTATTGAAAAAAATATTTCCGCAAAGGAATTAAAGGAAAAGATCGCCCAGATATTAATCCCTACCGAGAAAATCATAGAGCTAAAGGGAGGGAAAAAACGGGAGACTACCAAGAAATTCTATCCGGGATATATCCTTGTTGAGATGGACATTGACGATACAACATGGCATTTTATAAGAAGCACCCCCAGGGTCACAGGATTTGTGGGAGGCTCACAGCCGACCCCTCTTCAGCAGGAAGAAGTGGACGTAATTATTCAGCAGATAGAAAAGGGGCCGGCTCCTCAGGTAAAGACTCACTTTGTCAGAGGCGACACCGTGCGGATAACTGACGGTCCGTTCACCAACTTTAACGGCGTCATTGATGAAGTTGATTCAGATCACAGTAAATTACGCGTTATGGTGACCATATTCGGCAGGCAGACCCCTGTTGAATTAAATTTTCTACAGGCAGAAAGGACCTGA
- the rplK gene encoding 50S ribosomal protein L11: MAKKEVIAQVKLQISAGKATPAPPIGPALGPHGINIMEFCKAFNSQTQAMGDTIIPAVLSVYNDRSFTFILKTPPAAELLKKAAGIVKGSGTPNKEKIGKVTMAQIREIAKTKMPDLNAFDIDKAVKTIAGTAKSMGLEIIG; encoded by the coding sequence ATGGCTAAAAAAGAAGTTATTGCACAGGTAAAATTACAGATTTCCGCAGGCAAGGCAACGCCTGCTCCGCCGATAGGCCCTGCGCTGGGACCTCACGGGATAAACATCATGGAATTCTGCAAGGCATTCAATTCTCAGACACAGGCAATGGGTGATACAATCATCCCGGCAGTCCTTAGCGTATATAATGACAGGTCCTTTACATTTATATTGAAAACCCCGCCTGCAGCAGAACTGCTTAAAAAGGCTGCCGGCATAGTCAAAGGCTCCGGCACGCCAAATAAGGAAAAAATAGGAAAAGTAACTATGGCCCAGATAAGAGAGATTGCAAAAACGAAAATGCCGGACCTGAATGCATTTGACATAGATAAAGCTGTCAAAACTATTGCAGGGACGGCAAAAAGCATGGGGTTGGAGATTATAGGGTAA
- a CDS encoding 50S ribosomal protein L1, whose translation MGKKHSASKEKIESTKQYSLEEAVNLVKQLAHTKFDETVDLAMNLGVDPKKSDQMVRGTVVLPHGLGKKVRVIAFAKGEKAKEAADAGAEYVGDEDLVEKISGGWLDFDKVVATPDIMGLVSKLGKVLGPRGLMPNPKTGTVTFDIGRAVKDITAGKVDYKTEKAGVVHVSIGKVSFDSQKLIDNARTVLDAVIKAKPATSKGTYLKRLSVSSTMGSGITVDVAKTTRA comes from the coding sequence ATGGGTAAGAAACATTCAGCTTCAAAAGAAAAAATTGAAAGCACAAAACAATATTCGCTTGAAGAAGCCGTTAACCTGGTGAAACAGCTTGCTCATACCAAGTTTGACGAGACGGTTGATCTGGCTATGAATCTCGGGGTAGATCCGAAAAAATCAGACCAGATGGTAAGGGGAACCGTTGTTCTTCCCCATGGTCTTGGGAAAAAAGTCAGGGTAATCGCCTTTGCTAAAGGCGAAAAGGCAAAGGAGGCCGCCGACGCCGGAGCCGAATACGTAGGAGATGAAGATCTCGTTGAGAAAATCAGCGGCGGATGGCTGGATTTTGACAAAGTGGTTGCCACGCCCGACATCATGGGCCTTGTAAGCAAGCTTGGTAAAGTCCTCGGTCCGAGGGGGTTGATGCCTAATCCGAAAACAGGAACCGTAACCTTTGACATAGGCAGGGCAGTTAAAGACATAACCGCCGGAAAAGTTGACTATAAAACTGAAAAGGCAGGCGTGGTCCATGTGTCAATCGGCAAGGTGTCTTTTGACAGTCAAAAACTCATTGATAATGCCAGAACGGTTTTAGATGCAGTTATAAAAGCAAAGCCGGCAACAAGTAAGGGCACATATCTTAAGAGGTTGTCTGTTTCATCCACAATGGGCTCCGGGATTACCGTGGATGTTGCAAAAACAACCAGAGCATAG
- the rplJ gene encoding 50S ribosomal protein L10 has product MVSDLHGKFEKATGVIFTDYKGLTVQEISDLRKALRTASIDYTVVKNTLARRASEGTPVNIAKDNLTGPVGIAFGYHDAVLLAKKVLEFAKTNEKLKVKGGVIEGKACNAAEIKTVSGLPSRETLLAMFIGAMQSPLNKLAGALSATLTKFTYAMEALKTKKSS; this is encoded by the coding sequence GTGGTTTCAGACCTACATGGTAAATTTGAAAAAGCCACTGGTGTGATATTCACAGATTACAAAGGGCTTACGGTTCAGGAAATCTCTGATCTAAGGAAAGCCTTAAGGACTGCTTCCATAGATTACACGGTCGTAAAAAATACCCTCGCCAGAAGAGCCTCGGAAGGAACTCCGGTTAATATAGCCAAAGATAATCTCACGGGGCCCGTAGGAATTGCTTTTGGCTATCACGATGCCGTACTGCTTGCAAAAAAAGTCCTTGAATTTGCCAAAACGAATGAAAAGCTGAAGGTCAAAGGCGGAGTTATTGAAGGAAAGGCCTGTAATGCGGCAGAAATAAAAACTGTTTCAGGGCTTCCTTCAAGAGAAACTCTGCTCGCTATGTTTATCGGAGCAATGCAGAGTCCTTTGAATAAACTCGCCGGAGCGCTTAGCGCCACATTGACAAAATTTACTTACGCCATGGAGGCGTTGAAAACTAAAAAAAGCAGTTAG
- the rplL gene encoding 50S ribosomal protein L7/L12, with the protein MAKEQVFEFIDKMTILEMSQFIKEFEDRYGVTAAAPVAVAVGAAAPAAAAAAEEKTSFDVILTSTGDKKIQVIKVVREITSLGLKEAKDLVDGAPKPVKTGVSKEEADSIKAKLEEQGAKIEIK; encoded by the coding sequence ATCGCAAAGGAACAGGTTTTTGAATTTATTGACAAGATGACCATCTTGGAGATGTCACAGTTTATAAAGGAGTTTGAGGACAGATACGGGGTTACGGCAGCAGCTCCCGTTGCTGTAGCTGTAGGCGCTGCAGCCCCGGCAGCAGCGGCGGCAGCCGAGGAAAAAACCAGCTTTGATGTCATATTGACATCGACAGGCGACAAGAAAATTCAGGTTATAAAAGTGGTAAGGGAGATCACAAGCCTCGGACTTAAAGAGGCAAAAGATCTCGTGGACGGCGCTCCAAAGCCTGTAAAAACCGGAGTCTCAAAAGAAGAGGCCGACTCAATCAAGGCAAAGCTGGAAGAGCAAGGCGCAAAGATAGAGATAAAGTAA
- the rpoB gene encoding DNA-directed RNA polymerase subunit beta, whose protein sequence is MTKRLRARRDFGKIPQILAIPDLIEVQKRSFERFLQKDIPPSKREDKGLQSAFNSIFPLVDYNEAATIEFVEYIMGKPKYDVGECIPKGITYAATLKIRVKLNLVGTENAEIKKPAEIREEEVYLGELPLMTDTGTFVINGTERVIVSQLHRSPGVFFSHEKVGGKVLHSARIIPMRGSWFDFEFDAKDALFVRIDRRKKLPATIILKALGYTDEQILEMFYPIEEIKTKDGIAYRQLSDVLIGLKATQSIYAPKTKELIAKEGSRITKAILKKIESSGIREMPMSKEELTGRITLGDIIDPETGEVVLESNEEITPELADKILGLKSTTLRLLFIDGIHHLTSIRDTLLMDKVASTDEALIELYKKLRPGEPPTIADAKELFNGLFFTPKRYDLSSVGRLKLNTRLGLDIPLGTRILTDKDIIEILRYLLGLRAGRGEVDDIDHLGNRRVRAVGELLENQFRIGLVRMERAIKEKMVLTELDTVMPHDLINAKPVIAVIKEFFGSSQLSQFMDQTNPLSEITHKRRLSALGPGGLTRERAGFEVRDVHPTHYGRICPVETPEGPNIGLITSLATYARVNEFGFIESPYRKVKNGIVTDDIDYLSAIESEVFIIAQATSPVDAKGHLIGETVSARAGGDFRIVTPNEVQYMDVSPKQIVSISASLIPFLENDDANRALMGSNMQRQAVPLLRTEAPIVGTGMEGITARDSGVTVIAKKSGMVEFADASRIVVRHEDGVNIYNLIKFYRSNQATCVNQKPLVKAGDSAKKGQVIADGPATEMGELALGKNVLVAFMSWEGYNFEDAIILSERLVKDDVFTSIHIEDFAIEARETKLGPEEITRDIPNIGEEALRNLDENGIIRIGAEVKPGDILVGKVTPKGETQFTPEEKLLRAIFGEKADEVRENCLYVPPGIEGTVIDVKIFARKGVDKGDKTKNMEEENINRLQLDLEEEIKITKESAYKKMRDMLLGQKVTEDVRPPKKKELVCEKGKKLTEAHLQGIPDSFLSKIKIADEEESERIRLLEERTHQTISSLENHYTERLERAKKGDELPPGVFKVVKVYIAMKRKIQVGDKMAGRHGNKGVISTIVPEEDMPYMPDGTPVDIILNPLGVPSRMNVGQILETHLGWAAKKLDIHVSTPVFEGAKESEIKDLLKEAELPPTGQITLYNAKTGEPFHKPITVGYVYMMKLHHLVEDKIHARSIGPYSLVTQQPLGGKAQFGGQRLGEMEVWALEAYGASHTLQEFLTVKSDDVIGRARMYEAIVKGDVNLEPGVPVSFHVLIKELQSLGLDVELMEEKPDVKPAPSQNKRKTPALSKKENH, encoded by the coding sequence ATGACAAAAAGATTAAGGGCAAGAAGAGATTTTGGCAAAATTCCGCAGATACTTGCAATACCGGATCTTATAGAGGTCCAGAAGCGTTCTTTTGAACGTTTTCTGCAAAAAGATATTCCGCCATCAAAGAGGGAAGACAAAGGACTGCAATCAGCGTTCAACAGCATATTCCCCCTTGTTGACTATAATGAGGCTGCAACCATTGAGTTCGTGGAATACATTATGGGTAAACCGAAATACGATGTTGGGGAATGCATTCCAAAGGGCATTACTTATGCCGCCACTCTTAAAATAAGGGTAAAGCTGAATCTGGTAGGAACGGAAAATGCCGAAATAAAAAAACCTGCTGAAATCAGAGAGGAAGAAGTCTATTTAGGCGAACTCCCTCTGATGACTGATACAGGCACATTTGTAATAAATGGAACGGAACGGGTTATCGTAAGCCAGCTCCACCGCTCCCCGGGCGTTTTTTTCAGTCATGAAAAAGTCGGCGGCAAGGTTCTTCATTCAGCCAGAATAATACCGATGCGGGGCTCGTGGTTTGACTTTGAATTCGACGCAAAAGACGCCCTTTTTGTAAGAATTGACCGCAGAAAGAAATTGCCGGCCACCATAATTTTAAAGGCGTTGGGCTATACGGATGAACAGATTCTTGAAATGTTTTATCCGATTGAAGAGATAAAGACAAAAGACGGTATTGCATACCGTCAGTTAAGCGATGTGCTTATAGGACTAAAGGCCACTCAAAGCATTTATGCGCCAAAAACCAAAGAGCTGATAGCAAAGGAAGGCAGCAGGATAACAAAGGCCATACTGAAAAAAATAGAATCATCCGGCATTAGGGAAATGCCCATGTCAAAAGAAGAATTAACCGGAAGAATCACGCTTGGGGACATCATAGACCCTGAAACCGGAGAGGTTGTTCTGGAAAGCAATGAAGAAATTACACCCGAGCTTGCAGATAAAATACTCGGGTTGAAATCTACAACACTGCGTCTGCTGTTTATTGACGGAATACACCATCTGACATCCATAAGGGACACCCTGCTTATGGACAAGGTAGCCAGCACTGACGAGGCGCTGATAGAACTTTATAAAAAACTCCGTCCGGGCGAGCCTCCTACAATTGCCGATGCAAAGGAACTGTTTAACGGATTGTTTTTTACTCCTAAACGCTATGACCTTTCTTCGGTCGGAAGGCTTAAACTCAATACAAGGCTGGGGCTTGATATTCCGCTGGGGACAAGGATCCTGACAGATAAGGACATCATTGAAATACTGCGTTATCTCCTTGGGCTCAGGGCCGGACGCGGAGAGGTTGATGATATTGATCATCTCGGCAACAGAAGGGTAAGAGCGGTAGGCGAACTGCTTGAAAACCAGTTCAGGATCGGACTGGTGCGCATGGAACGCGCAATTAAGGAAAAAATGGTCCTCACCGAACTTGATACTGTAATGCCGCATGACCTCATAAACGCAAAACCCGTTATTGCAGTCATTAAAGAATTTTTCGGTTCAAGCCAGTTGAGCCAGTTTATGGATCAGACAAATCCTTTGTCCGAGATAACACACAAAAGAAGGTTGAGCGCACTGGGCCCCGGAGGTCTTACAAGAGAACGGGCGGGATTTGAGGTCCGGGACGTGCACCCTACACATTACGGACGCATATGCCCTGTTGAAACGCCTGAAGGCCCGAACATCGGATTAATAACCTCCCTTGCCACATATGCAAGGGTTAATGAATTCGGTTTTATTGAATCGCCGTACAGAAAGGTGAAAAACGGCATTGTAACAGATGATATAGACTACCTCTCTGCGATAGAAAGTGAAGTCTTCATAATCGCACAGGCCACCTCTCCTGTTGATGCAAAAGGCCACCTCATCGGTGAAACGGTATCTGCAAGGGCGGGCGGAGATTTCAGAATAGTAACACCCAATGAAGTACAATACATGGATGTTTCCCCAAAGCAAATTGTAAGCATATCCGCATCACTCATACCTTTTCTTGAAAATGACGACGCCAACAGGGCGCTGATGGGCTCCAACATGCAAAGGCAGGCAGTTCCGTTATTGCGCACTGAAGCCCCCATAGTCGGGACAGGCATGGAAGGCATTACTGCAAGGGATTCAGGGGTCACGGTTATTGCAAAAAAATCAGGAATGGTAGAATTTGCCGATGCCTCAAGGATTGTCGTAAGACATGAAGACGGTGTAAATATATATAACCTTATAAAGTTTTATAGGTCCAACCAGGCGACCTGCGTCAACCAGAAACCGCTTGTAAAAGCCGGTGACTCAGCAAAAAAGGGACAGGTAATCGCTGATGGGCCTGCCACGGAAATGGGCGAACTGGCTCTCGGCAAAAATGTCCTCGTTGCATTCATGTCTTGGGAAGGGTATAACTTTGAAGATGCCATAATCCTGAGCGAACGTCTTGTAAAAGATGATGTCTTCACCTCAATACACATTGAAGACTTTGCGATTGAAGCAAGGGAGACTAAGCTTGGGCCCGAGGAAATAACCAGAGATATCCCCAATATCGGAGAAGAGGCGCTCAGGAATCTTGATGAAAACGGGATTATAAGGATTGGCGCCGAGGTAAAACCCGGCGATATACTCGTAGGCAAAGTCACCCCAAAAGGTGAAACACAATTTACACCTGAGGAAAAACTGCTCAGGGCCATCTTCGGGGAAAAGGCTGACGAGGTAAGAGAAAACTGTCTCTATGTCCCGCCAGGAATAGAAGGCACTGTCATAGATGTAAAGATATTTGCGCGCAAGGGAGTTGATAAAGGCGACAAAACAAAAAATATGGAGGAGGAAAATATAAACCGTCTCCAGCTGGACCTTGAAGAAGAAATCAAAATAACAAAAGAAAGCGCATACAAAAAGATGCGCGATATGCTTCTGGGTCAGAAAGTCACAGAAGACGTCAGGCCGCCCAAGAAGAAGGAATTGGTATGCGAAAAGGGCAAAAAACTGACAGAGGCGCACCTTCAAGGCATACCTGATTCATTCCTCAGCAAGATAAAAATTGCAGACGAAGAAGAAAGCGAAAGGATCAGACTACTTGAAGAAAGGACACACCAAACCATAAGTTCGCTGGAGAACCATTATACTGAAAGATTGGAGAGGGCTAAAAAAGGAGATGAACTTCCTCCGGGCGTCTTTAAAGTGGTTAAGGTATATATTGCAATGAAACGGAAAATTCAGGTCGGCGACAAGATGGCAGGAAGACACGGCAACAAAGGCGTCATCTCAACAATAGTCCCTGAAGAAGATATGCCGTATATGCCTGATGGAACGCCTGTTGATATAATTCTTAATCCCCTTGGAGTTCCGTCCAGAATGAATGTCGGCCAGATACTTGAGACTCACTTGGGATGGGCTGCAAAGAAATTAGATATACATGTTTCAACCCCTGTATTTGAAGGAGCAAAGGAATCGGAGATAAAAGACCTGCTTAAAGAGGCTGAACTGCCTCCTACGGGTCAGATAACGCTCTATAACGCAAAAACAGGCGAGCCGTTCCATAAGCCTATAACCGTAGGTTACGTGTACATGATGAAACTTCACCACCTGGTTGAAGACAAAATACATGCGCGTTCAATCGGACCTTACTCGCTCGTCACCCAGCAGCCCCTGGGAGGCAAGGCGCAGTTCGGAGGGCAGAGACTTGGCGAAATGGAAGTCTGGGCGCTTGAGGCTTACGGAGCATCGCACACGCTTCAGGAATTTCTCACAGTGAAAAGCGATGACGTCATAGGCAGGGCCAGGATGTATGAGGCAATAGTCAAGGGCGACGTCAATCTTGAGCCTGGTGTGCCCGTATCCTTTCATGTTCTGATAAAGGAACTGCAAAGCCTCGGGCTTGATGTTGAACTGATGGAAGAAAAACCCGATGTTAAACCGGCGCCTTCACAAAATAAGCGTAAGACGCCTGCCTTAAGCAAAAAGGAGAACCATTAA